A single region of the Gracilibacillus caseinilyticus genome encodes:
- a CDS encoding DUF2268 domain-containing protein, producing the protein MTIHKTTQWIDAFIKKKDQKSKKEAFRLQQSMLSKYLGEFFPAVEPSAIQQHLLQHGLFAADISENDWQEWKQQCYTQAVEKMYLKCKHSWKGPDTDIFIFPSNETIPELNEWFNGNAGLSFPDKLFLFLQKGAARREIAALVIHEYSHICRLHRFPKAEQDYTLEDAIMLEGIAEWLVRKMVGPSYGNKRVSLVTDKELTRLWKKWIEPNQQVTRGNAKHDLIMYGMRGAPKNLGYIIGFNVVHRFMKAKKCPATNLLHTNNENILNETSFHLPKN; encoded by the coding sequence GTGACTATACACAAGACTACCCAGTGGATCGACGCCTTTATCAAAAAGAAAGACCAAAAATCAAAAAAAGAAGCCTTTCGCCTGCAGCAGTCAATGCTGTCCAAATACTTAGGTGAATTCTTTCCTGCTGTTGAACCATCAGCTATTCAACAGCACTTATTGCAACATGGCTTATTCGCTGCAGACATCAGTGAAAATGATTGGCAAGAATGGAAACAGCAATGTTATACACAAGCCGTTGAAAAGATGTACCTGAAGTGTAAGCATAGCTGGAAAGGACCTGACACAGATATTTTTATTTTCCCTTCCAATGAGACCATTCCTGAATTAAATGAATGGTTTAATGGCAATGCCGGCTTAAGCTTTCCTGATAAACTATTTTTATTTTTGCAAAAAGGAGCAGCAAGGCGTGAAATTGCAGCGCTGGTTATCCATGAATACAGTCATATTTGTCGTCTGCATCGATTCCCTAAGGCAGAACAGGATTATACATTAGAAGATGCTATCATGCTGGAAGGGATTGCTGAATGGCTAGTCCGAAAGATGGTCGGTCCTTCCTATGGCAACAAACGTGTTAGCCTGGTTACCGATAAGGAATTAACAAGGTTGTGGAAGAAATGGATAGAACCGAATCAGCAAGTAACAAGAGGAAATGCCAAGCATGATCTTATTATGTACGGCATGCGTGGCGCCCCTAAAAATCTTGGTTATATTATTGGATTTAATGTAGTTCACCGCTTCATGAAAGCTAAAAAATGTCCAGCTACCAATTTATTGCATACCAATAACGAAAATATTTTAAATGAAACCAGCTTTCACCTTCCAAAAAATTAA
- a CDS encoding class I SAM-dependent methyltransferase: protein MFSYQDLLNQLKIAYAHPGGKATTQQWIQQINFNQKKHVLEIGCGTGQTLKQLRDHTEAYLYGIDQSHEMVQLAKKETQKMPSIEIMQQRIEDLLFMDDFFDLIISESVLAFTPIPANLLFLTDLLKPKGQFVLIEMVKSDQLRPEEEEDIKFFYHLPQLFSKQEWLQQFQKHSLDVITAEQITKTSNTPPVLPSSVSEEAIETLFHHFQLNDKYNDHLHTYLFIVEKRRNLT from the coding sequence ATGTTTAGCTATCAGGACCTCCTGAATCAGTTGAAAATTGCCTATGCACATCCTGGCGGAAAGGCCACTACCCAACAATGGATACAGCAGATTAATTTCAACCAGAAAAAACATGTCTTAGAAATCGGCTGTGGTACTGGCCAAACGTTGAAACAATTACGGGATCATACCGAAGCTTATCTGTATGGCATTGACCAATCCCATGAAATGGTGCAGCTAGCCAAAAAGGAAACACAAAAAATGCCTTCGATCGAAATCATGCAGCAACGGATTGAGGATTTACTTTTTATGGATGACTTCTTTGACCTGATTATATCGGAGTCGGTTCTTGCTTTTACACCTATCCCTGCAAACCTCCTTTTTTTAACTGATTTATTGAAACCGAAAGGACAGTTCGTTCTTATAGAAATGGTTAAATCTGATCAACTACGCCCAGAAGAAGAGGAAGACATAAAATTCTTTTATCACCTTCCACAACTATTTTCAAAGCAGGAATGGCTCCAGCAATTCCAAAAGCATTCTCTTGATGTCATCACAGCAGAACAAATCACAAAAACATCGAATACACCACCAGTCTTGCCTTCCTCCGTATCCGAAGAGGCAATCGAAACGCTTTTTCACCATTTTCAGTTGAATGATAAATACAACGACCACTTGCATACCTATTTATTCATCGTGGAAAAACGGAGGAATCTAACGTGA
- a CDS encoding Lrp/AsnC family transcriptional regulator, producing the protein MEQKEIELLKLLEKNGRMNNETLSKMLDVPPAEVEEMIQKLEEEHAILGYSTLVDWSSVYEYEGVAALIDVKVTPVRGLGFDKIASRIYRFPEVKAVYLMSGAYDLSVSVEGKTMMEVSRFVSDKLSTLDTVLSTTTHFILKKYKHDGIIFDDGDDDDKRIMVTP; encoded by the coding sequence ATGGAACAAAAAGAAATTGAATTATTGAAATTATTAGAAAAAAACGGACGAATGAATAATGAAACCCTTAGTAAAATGCTAGATGTTCCACCAGCAGAAGTGGAAGAAATGATTCAAAAATTAGAAGAAGAACATGCCATCCTTGGATATTCCACGTTGGTTGATTGGTCTAGTGTCTATGAATATGAAGGTGTCGCTGCATTAATAGATGTAAAAGTAACGCCTGTTCGTGGGTTGGGTTTTGATAAGATTGCATCCAGAATCTACCGTTTTCCAGAGGTGAAAGCTGTTTATTTAATGTCAGGTGCTTATGATCTAAGCGTATCGGTAGAAGGCAAGACGATGATGGAAGTGAGTCGCTTTGTTTCCGATAAACTTTCAACGTTAGATACCGTACTGTCTACTACTACTCACTTTATTTTGAAAAAATACAAACATGACGGAATTATTTTCGATGATGGCGATGATGATGACAAACGCATCATGGTGACACCATGA